From Mucilaginibacter rubeus, a single genomic window includes:
- a CDS encoding transposase, with amino-acid sequence MDKINFDYHPQFFTATILEWRPLLTEDVYKDIIIKSLLFLKNEGSIIIYGFVIMPNHIHLIWQIQDGHTRDLVQMRFLKFTAQQMKFRLLDTDDDRLSLFLVNAKDRKYQFWERNSLSIDLWSPKVFMQKLDYIHNNPLQDKWKLAQYPEDYRYSSAGFYQKGVDEFDLVTHYAG; translated from the coding sequence ATGGACAAAATAAACTTTGATTATCACCCGCAATTCTTTACGGCGACAATTTTAGAATGGAGGCCATTGTTAACGGAGGATGTGTATAAGGATATTATTATAAAAAGTTTGTTGTTTCTAAAAAACGAAGGAAGCATAATTATTTATGGTTTCGTGATAATGCCTAATCATATCCATTTGATATGGCAGATACAGGATGGGCATACTCGTGATTTAGTTCAGATGCGTTTCTTGAAATTTACTGCTCAGCAAATGAAATTCAGGCTATTGGATACTGATGACGATAGGTTATCCTTATTTCTTGTTAATGCTAAAGATAGGAAATATCAATTTTGGGAACGGAATTCATTGAGCATTGATCTATGGAGCCCCAAAGTTTTTATGCAGAAATTAGATTATATACATAACAACCCTTTGCAGGACAAATGGAAATTGGCTCAATACCCGGAAGATTATAGATATTCATCTGCAGGATTTTATCAGAAAGGTGTAGATGAGTTTGATTTAGTTACTCATTATGCCGGATAG
- a CDS encoding Spx/MgsR family RNA polymerase-binding regulatory protein, with product MKVYGITNCNTVKKALDWLKENKVAYDFQDFKKLGVSTEKLQEWDTKAGYEKFMNKQGLTWKQLDPAVKESIKTNTDALQLLQQKTSMIKRPVIEDNGFLFFGFDEKVYADHFLGK from the coding sequence ATGAAAGTTTACGGAATAACCAATTGCAATACAGTAAAAAAAGCCCTCGACTGGCTTAAAGAAAATAAGGTAGCTTACGATTTTCAGGATTTTAAAAAGCTGGGTGTAAGCACCGAAAAGCTACAGGAATGGGATACTAAGGCCGGCTATGAAAAGTTCATGAATAAACAGGGCCTCACCTGGAAACAGCTTGATCCCGCTGTTAAAGAAAGCATTAAAACTAATACTGATGCGCTGCAATTATTACAGCAAAAAACCAGTATGATCAAACGCCCTGTTATTGAAGATAATGGTTTCCTTTTCTTCGGCTTTGATGAAAAGGTTTATGCTGATCATTTTTTGGGGAAGTAA
- a CDS encoding TonB-dependent receptor domain-containing protein has translation MKQFLLTVLCCCVTGMVMGQAATPAPVQNITVKGIVIDSAANKPLGYGTVALQDAATKAPVKSTLAKDDGSFELKAPEGKTYQLVVASVGYATKVLPVKITGKTFDAGRILVTTSNKQLNEVTITAVRPVMKQEVDRLSYDVTADPESKAISALDMMRKVPLLAVDGDDNIKLKGSGKYKILINGKESALMAKNPSDVLKAMPATNIEKIEVITTPPAKYDAEGLAGIINIITKKNADQGYNGSVNMRYNSVWGPGYNLNMTAKQGKFGVSGYAGFGNQKRNTNTSSIKQTFFNPESEILQTGENSFGGKYRYANAELSYEIDTLNLLTGSFEYFHGEFDQDGSQRSAQTNAAGALTQGYNLLSNGYNHDQGLDASINYQLGFKGHKDELLTLSYKYSYGPSKNFTDNQFSERVNYYNALQPDFRQYNNAGNREHTFQLDYAYPLKKISIEAGGKVILRNNFSDYRREDKDSTSSVYNVNAGQTGEFDYHQDVYSAYNSYQLKFDKWTGKAGVRLEHTQVSAVFTGTPLDKNYNNLIPSVSIQRSLKSSSISLGFTQRIQRPGIYQLNPFIDKSNPKFISTGNPDLKPELNNTFELNYSNFSKGSINVGLSYAFSNNAIQNVTSLIQNNMGDHIDTVTFTTYQNLGSNRSLGLNLNTNISITKKFTVNINGQISHIWLKGTYNGQFYKNDGYTGNAFANIGYKFDGGYRVGLDAGFFSGDVTLQGKSSNFIYNSYVVSKEFLSKKLTVSLVANNPYSKYRTFRSTTHTVDFDQESLYHNRYRHFAIRLNYKFGKLSSDIKKNQRGINNDDTKGGGKSSSGGNG, from the coding sequence ATGAAACAATTTCTACTAACAGTGCTATGCTGTTGTGTCACGGGCATGGTGATGGGGCAGGCAGCAACACCGGCACCTGTTCAAAATATAACAGTTAAAGGTATCGTGATAGATTCGGCAGCCAACAAACCATTGGGGTATGGTACGGTGGCCTTGCAGGATGCCGCTACCAAAGCGCCCGTAAAAAGCACACTCGCCAAAGATGACGGCAGCTTTGAACTGAAAGCACCCGAAGGTAAAACTTATCAGTTGGTTGTTGCTTCGGTTGGATATGCAACTAAAGTACTTCCTGTAAAAATAACTGGTAAAACGTTTGATGCCGGACGCATTTTGGTAACAACATCAAACAAGCAGCTAAACGAGGTAACCATCACAGCCGTAAGGCCGGTAATGAAGCAAGAGGTTGACCGCCTTAGTTATGACGTGACTGCCGACCCTGAAAGCAAGGCCATTTCGGCATTGGATATGATGCGTAAAGTGCCCCTTTTAGCGGTAGATGGTGACGATAACATTAAACTGAAAGGCAGCGGCAAATACAAGATATTGATTAACGGTAAAGAGTCGGCATTGATGGCCAAAAATCCATCGGATGTGTTGAAGGCTATGCCTGCTACCAATATCGAAAAAATAGAAGTGATCACTACGCCGCCGGCAAAATACGATGCTGAAGGCTTGGCCGGTATCATCAATATCATTACCAAAAAAAATGCCGATCAGGGTTATAACGGCAGTGTCAACATGCGTTATAACAGTGTATGGGGGCCGGGTTATAACCTGAACATGACGGCTAAGCAAGGTAAGTTTGGTGTTTCGGGTTATGCCGGTTTTGGTAATCAGAAACGTAATACCAATACATCAAGCATAAAACAAACTTTCTTTAATCCCGAGTCAGAGATCCTGCAAACGGGAGAAAACTCGTTTGGCGGTAAATATCGCTATGCCAATGCCGAGTTGAGCTATGAAATAGACACCCTGAACCTGCTTACCGGCTCGTTTGAATACTTTCATGGCGAATTTGACCAGGATGGCTCACAACGGTCGGCTCAAACAAATGCAGCCGGTGCCCTTACCCAGGGATATAACCTGTTGAGCAACGGCTACAATCACGATCAGGGCCTCGACGCGTCTATCAACTACCAACTGGGCTTTAAAGGACATAAAGATGAGTTGCTGACTTTATCGTACAAATACAGCTACGGGCCAAGCAAAAACTTTACTGATAACCAATTTTCGGAGAGGGTTAATTATTATAACGCCCTTCAGCCCGATTTCAGGCAGTATAATAATGCCGGTAACCGTGAACATACATTCCAGTTAGATTATGCCTACCCGTTAAAAAAAATCAGTATTGAGGCCGGTGGTAAAGTTATCCTCCGTAACAACTTCAGCGATTACAGGCGTGAGGATAAAGATTCAACGAGCTCTGTTTATAACGTGAATGCCGGGCAAACCGGTGAGTTTGATTATCACCAGGATGTGTACAGTGCCTATAACTCGTACCAGTTAAAATTTGATAAATGGACAGGTAAGGCCGGTGTACGTTTAGAACATACCCAGGTAAGCGCTGTGTTTACGGGTACGCCGCTTGATAAAAACTATAACAACCTTATTCCGTCGGTATCTATCCAGCGCTCGTTGAAAAGCAGCAGCATTAGCTTAGGCTTTACCCAGCGTATTCAAAGGCCGGGTATTTACCAGTTGAACCCTTTTATTGATAAATCGAACCCTAAATTCATCAGTACCGGTAACCCGGATCTGAAACCTGAACTGAACAATACTTTTGAATTAAACTACAGTAATTTCTCAAAAGGATCTATCAACGTAGGTTTGAGTTATGCATTCTCTAATAACGCCATCCAGAATGTGACCAGCCTGATTCAAAACAACATGGGCGATCATATTGATACGGTTACTTTTACTACTTACCAAAATCTGGGCAGCAACCGCTCGTTAGGATTAAACCTCAATACCAATATTTCCATTACTAAAAAGTTTACGGTTAATATCAACGGACAAATTTCACATATCTGGCTAAAAGGTACCTATAACGGCCAGTTTTATAAAAATGATGGCTATACAGGTAACGCTTTCGCCAACATCGGCTATAAGTTTGACGGTGGCTACCGTGTTGGTTTGGATGCTGGTTTCTTTAGCGGCGATGTTACCTTACAGGGTAAATCAAGCAATTTTATTTATAACTCTTATGTTGTTTCAAAAGAGTTCCTGAGTAAAAAGCTGACAGTATCCTTAGTGGCCAACAACCCATACAGCAAGTACCGTACTTTCCGGTCGACTACCCACACAGTTGATTTCGATCAGGAATCGTTATATCATAACCGCTACCGCCATTTCGCTATCAGGCTTAACTATAAGTTTGGTAAGCTGAGCAGCGATATTAAAAAGAACCAGCGCGGTATTAACAATGATGATACCAAAGGCGGCGGCAAAAGCAGCAGCGGTGGCAATGGATAA
- a CDS encoding outer membrane beta-barrel family protein produces MKQILLTVLCCCFSTLLFAQTKTPAAPAVPNIIVKGIIIDSAINKPMGYVTVALQDAATKAPVKSTLAKDDGSFELKAPEGKTYQLVAVFIGYATKTIAVKLTGNTFNAGRILLSASSKQLKEVTVTAVRPVMKQEVDRLSYDVQADPESKSITALDMIRKVPLLSVDGSDNIKLRGNDNYKILINGKESAMMAKNPSDVLKSMPAANIEKIEVITTPPAKYDAEGLAGIINIITKKNADQGYNVNINTGYNNVFGERANVNVTVKQGKFGFSGYAGYNHRPVQTSTFENISNFYHPPSSLSQTGTRGNGANNVYGSGELSYEIDSLNLITGMYDFYDGKGKQQNNQVTSIKDSVDAVTQFYRLFNAGTSTFHGSDLGLNYQIGFRKYKDQLLTVSYKYNNNNNGQNNGATVAADSIGKAPTDYRQYNKSGSKQHTFQLDYIQPRKVLTLEAGGKIILRDNYSNFFTDLKQSDGSYKTDDSQTNDFTYNQDVYSLYNSYSVKLSKWAFKGGLRLEHTKVNADFSTTNSTVNQNYNNLVPSVSIQRSLKSSSLTLGYTQRIQRPGIYQLNPYTDRTNPQYVNMGNPNLKAAVTNNFELGYSNFAKGSINLSTNYSFANNTVQNLARVDSAGVTTNTYDNVGSNKNWGFDANINYPITPKLNVNINAELLFVWLKGYYNGSLYKNSGNQGHVFTYTSYKFDGGYRAGVNIGYDSRYVLLQGKDNYYFFSSISGTKTMFKEKATLSVNVNNPFKKFNKLDFYTKTPDFDTYTANNNFYRTINVSLSYKFGRLNSSIKKNQRGINNDDTSSGSRN; encoded by the coding sequence ATGAAACAAATCTTACTAACGGTACTTTGCTGTTGCTTTTCCACGCTCTTATTTGCTCAAACAAAAACTCCCGCTGCTCCGGCAGTTCCCAATATTATTGTAAAAGGTATTATCATTGATTCGGCAATAAACAAACCAATGGGTTATGTTACTGTTGCCCTGCAGGATGCTGCTACCAAAGCTCCCGTAAAAAGCACCCTGGCAAAAGACGACGGTAGTTTTGAACTGAAAGCACCCGAAGGTAAAACATACCAGTTGGTAGCTGTATTTATAGGTTACGCAACTAAAACCATCGCGGTAAAGCTTACCGGTAATACATTTAACGCGGGCAGGATCCTGCTTTCGGCATCAAGCAAGCAATTGAAGGAGGTTACCGTTACCGCGGTAAGGCCCGTAATGAAACAGGAGGTTGACCGACTGAGCTATGACGTACAGGCCGACCCGGAAAGCAAATCTATCACCGCTTTGGATATGATCCGTAAAGTGCCGTTGTTGTCTGTAGATGGAAGTGATAATATTAAGCTCAGAGGTAACGATAACTATAAGATCCTGATCAACGGTAAAGAATCGGCCATGATGGCGAAAAATCCGTCGGACGTATTAAAATCGATGCCGGCTGCCAATATTGAAAAGATAGAGGTGATCACTACTCCTCCCGCAAAATATGATGCCGAAGGTTTAGCGGGTATCATCAACATCATTACCAAAAAAAATGCCGACCAGGGTTATAACGTAAATATTAACACCGGTTACAACAATGTTTTTGGCGAACGCGCTAATGTGAACGTAACTGTTAAGCAGGGCAAGTTTGGTTTTAGCGGCTACGCTGGATACAATCACAGGCCGGTGCAAACTTCAACTTTTGAAAACATTAGCAACTTTTATCATCCGCCATCATCACTTAGCCAAACCGGTACAAGAGGTAACGGAGCCAATAACGTTTATGGTAGCGGAGAGTTAAGTTATGAAATTGACAGCCTTAACCTGATTACCGGTATGTATGATTTTTATGACGGTAAGGGTAAGCAGCAAAACAACCAGGTTACCAGTATTAAGGATAGCGTTGACGCGGTTACCCAGTTTTACCGCTTATTTAATGCCGGAACCAGCACTTTTCACGGGTCGGATTTAGGCTTGAACTACCAGATAGGTTTCAGGAAGTATAAAGACCAATTGCTTACCGTATCTTATAAATACAATAACAATAATAATGGCCAAAACAATGGTGCTACTGTAGCTGCCGACTCCATTGGTAAAGCACCTACCGATTACAGGCAGTATAATAAATCGGGTTCAAAGCAGCATACTTTCCAGCTCGATTATATTCAGCCCCGCAAAGTATTAACGCTTGAAGCCGGTGGTAAAATTATTTTAAGGGATAACTACAGTAACTTTTTTACCGACCTGAAACAGTCTGACGGAAGCTATAAAACCGATGATAGCCAAACTAATGATTTTACCTACAATCAGGATGTTTACAGCTTGTACAACTCATACTCGGTAAAGCTTAGTAAATGGGCTTTTAAAGGTGGCTTGCGATTGGAGCACACCAAAGTAAATGCCGATTTTTCAACTACTAACAGTACCGTTAACCAGAATTACAATAATCTTGTTCCATCGGTATCTATTCAACGCTCGTTAAAAAGCAGCAGCCTTACCTTAGGTTATACCCAACGGATCCAGCGCCCGGGCATTTACCAGTTAAACCCTTATACCGATAGGACAAACCCACAATACGTTAACATGGGTAACCCTAATTTGAAAGCCGCGGTTACCAATAACTTTGAGCTGGGATACAGCAATTTTGCCAAAGGTTCCATTAACTTAAGCACCAATTACTCGTTTGCCAATAATACCGTGCAAAACCTGGCACGAGTTGATTCGGCAGGGGTAACCACCAATACTTACGATAACGTAGGCTCCAACAAAAACTGGGGCTTTGATGCTAATATCAATTATCCTATCACCCCCAAATTAAATGTAAATATTAATGCCGAGTTGTTATTTGTATGGCTTAAGGGTTACTATAATGGTTCGTTATACAAGAACAGCGGTAACCAGGGGCATGTTTTTACCTATACCAGTTACAAGTTTGATGGCGGTTACCGCGCGGGTGTAAACATAGGTTACGACAGCCGTTATGTATTGTTGCAGGGAAAGGATAATTATTACTTCTTCAGCTCCATCAGCGGAACCAAAACCATGTTTAAGGAAAAGGCTACCTTATCAGTAAATGTTAACAATCCCTTCAAAAAATTCAACAAACTCGACTTCTACACCAAAACTCCCGACTTTGATACTTACACTGCTAACAACAACTTTTACCGCACCATTAACGTGAGCCTGAGCTACAAATTTGGCAGGCTTAACAGTAGCATTAAGAAAAATCAACGTGGTATTAACAACGATGATACCAGCAGCGGAAGCCGCAATTAA
- the pth gene encoding aminoacyl-tRNA hydrolase: MKYLIVGLGNIGPEYADTRHNIGFMVLDELAKQEGTRFQNSRLAYYTEVSFKSRTLCLIKPTTYMNLSGKALSYWMKDLKIPVENVLVIVDDLALPLGTLRLKPKGSAAGHNGLKNIEAVLGNSNYARLRFGIGDNYPKGRQVDFVLSAFDKDEQPELPALIDRSIEMVKSFATIGTELTMTRYNK, translated from the coding sequence ATGAAATATTTAATTGTAGGTTTAGGTAATATTGGTCCGGAGTATGCGGATACCAGACATAATATAGGTTTTATGGTATTGGATGAACTGGCTAAGCAGGAGGGAACAAGGTTCCAAAACTCGCGCCTGGCTTATTATACCGAGGTATCGTTCAAAAGCCGTACCCTTTGCCTTATTAAACCTACTACTTATATGAACCTGAGCGGAAAGGCCCTGAGCTACTGGATGAAGGATCTGAAAATTCCGGTTGAGAATGTTTTGGTTATCGTAGATGACCTTGCCCTGCCGCTGGGCACCCTGCGTTTGAAACCTAAAGGCAGTGCCGCCGGGCACAATGGCCTTAAAAATATTGAGGCAGTGCTTGGCAATAGCAACTATGCGCGGTTGCGTTTTGGTATTGGCGATAATTACCCCAAAGGTCGTCAGGTTGATTTTGTACTTAGTGCTTTTGATAAAGATGAACAGCCCGAACTTCCCGCACTTATTGATCGCTCGATAGAAATGGTAAAGAGTTTTGCTACCATAGGTACCGAACTTACCATGACACGTTACAATAAGTAA
- a CDS encoding 50S ribosomal protein L25/general stress protein Ctc — protein MKSIAISGSLRENVGKRDAKELRYNGQVPAVLYGGATQTHFYVSAADLRAVVYTPVVHFIDLEIAGVKSQAIIQDIQFHPLTEKITHVDFLLLDEKKPISIEIPVKLTGTSPGVKVGGKLVQKLRKLRIKALPKDHLDAIEVSIESLEVGKSVKVSDIKLDNLTITNAKEDTIVSVTTSRALRQAEQEAAQGKK, from the coding sequence ATGAAATCAATTGCTATTAGCGGTTCTCTAAGAGAGAACGTAGGGAAAAGAGACGCGAAAGAGCTGCGTTACAATGGCCAGGTGCCTGCAGTTCTTTATGGTGGTGCTACCCAGACCCACTTCTATGTGTCCGCAGCTGATTTGAGAGCCGTAGTTTACACTCCGGTTGTTCATTTCATCGATCTTGAAATTGCTGGTGTTAAATCACAAGCTATCATCCAGGACATTCAGTTCCACCCACTAACTGAAAAAATCACTCACGTTGACTTTTTATTGTTAGACGAGAAAAAACCTATCTCTATCGAGATCCCTGTTAAATTAACCGGTACTTCTCCAGGTGTAAAAGTAGGTGGTAAACTGGTTCAAAAATTAAGGAAACTGCGTATCAAAGCGCTTCCTAAAGATCATCTTGATGCTATTGAAGTAAGCATCGAGTCTTTAGAAGTTGGTAAATCAGTAAAAGTATCTGATATTAAATTAGATAACTTAACTATCACCAACGCTAAAGAAGATACCATTGTTTCTGTAACTACCTCACGTGCTTTACGTCAGGCAGAGCAAGAAGCAGCTCAAGGTAAAAAATAA